The Bacteroidales bacterium genome contains a region encoding:
- the hflX gene encoding GTPase HflX, with the protein MIETNKPLERAILIGINYPGQDEREVEEFLGELSFLTETAGAEPVKRFIQKLDTPNPRTFVGSGKIEEIALFVGENDIDIAIFDDELSPSQIRNIEKALGCRILDRTNLILDIFAHRARTSHARTQVELAQYQYLLPRLTGMWTHLERQRGGIGLRGPGETEIETDRRIIRERISLLKEQLKKIDTQMATQRKNRGKMVRVALVGYTNVGKSTFMNMLSKSDVFAENKLFATLDTTVRKVVIGNLPFLLSDTVGFIRKLPHDLVESFKSTLDEVRESDLLIHIADISHPGFEEQITVVNETLKELGATDKPTIIIFNKIDAFTYTAKDDDDLTPVLRENISLDDLKKTWMASDKHHKTVFISAKTKENVEELRNVLYEEVKKIHIKRYPYNEFLYEAPPAP; encoded by the coding sequence GACAGGATGAACGTGAAGTTGAGGAATTTCTGGGGGAGTTATCTTTTCTGACAGAAACGGCAGGGGCTGAACCGGTAAAGAGGTTTATACAAAAACTGGATACACCTAATCCGCGCACATTCGTAGGTTCCGGTAAGATTGAGGAGATAGCCTTATTTGTTGGTGAGAACGATATTGATATCGCCATTTTCGACGATGAGCTTTCACCCAGTCAGATCAGGAATATTGAAAAAGCTTTGGGATGCCGAATTCTGGACCGTACTAACCTGATACTTGATATCTTCGCTCACAGAGCCCGTACTTCACATGCACGTACACAGGTAGAACTTGCTCAGTATCAGTATCTGCTACCAAGGCTTACAGGTATGTGGACTCATCTTGAGCGGCAGCGCGGGGGTATTGGTCTGAGAGGCCCCGGTGAAACGGAGATTGAAACTGACAGAAGGATTATCAGAGAAAGAATTTCGCTTCTCAAGGAGCAGCTGAAAAAAATCGACACCCAAATGGCCACGCAGCGTAAAAATCGTGGAAAGATGGTCAGGGTGGCACTTGTTGGTTATACAAATGTTGGGAAGTCAACCTTTATGAATATGCTCAGCAAATCAGATGTTTTTGCTGAGAATAAGCTTTTTGCCACCCTCGATACAACGGTACGAAAAGTTGTTATCGGGAACCTGCCTTTCCTGCTTTCCGATACTGTGGGATTCATTCGCAAGCTTCCTCATGATCTGGTTGAGTCTTTCAAGTCAACTCTTGATGAGGTGCGCGAATCGGACCTTCTTATTCATATTGCAGATATATCCCATCCGGGTTTTGAGGAGCAGATAACTGTTGTGAATGAAACACTTAAGGAGCTGGGTGCTACAGATAAACCAACAATTATTATTTTCAATAAAATAGATGCTTTTACCTATACTGCCAAGGATGATGATGATCTCACACCGGTGCTGAGAGAGAATATCTCACTTGATGATCTGAAGAAAACCTGGATGGCTTCCGATAAGCACCATAAGACAGTATTTATTTCTGCGAAGACAAAGGAAAATGTCGAGGAGCTCCGCAATGTCCTTTACGAAGAGGTGAAAAAGATACATATTAAAAGGTATCCTTATAATGAATTCCTGTATGAAGCGCCCCCTGCTCCCTAA